One segment of Theobroma cacao cultivar B97-61/B2 chromosome 9, Criollo_cocoa_genome_V2, whole genome shotgun sequence DNA contains the following:
- the LOC18590018 gene encoding F-box/kelch-repeat protein At5g26960, whose amino-acid sequence MSESCNSRHFSWLMKSCFPNPNHKSLIITPQHLHPAVSLTLSSLPDDLLLECLSRVPSSSLPSLSLVCRRWFYLLLSPSFLLLRRQLHLLYPSVFAFSATDSGVFAATLSFSSPDHGPTWKLSLCLPMNTPSHHGIPRLVSIGPRVYIIGRNSMLRYNAWTQHVIAKSPVLFPRKKFASAVVFNKIYVAGGGGSKATSAVEEYDPETDTWRVVSHSQRRRYGCIGAAVDGIFYVIGGLKIGGACGNGGGGVEAHVYASSMDLYDVEARVWLRSRAVPGGGCVVAACAVAGYIYVLASHAVELSFWRFDARRKYDGSGGGEGFGEWCRMKSPPMPTQIRLDGTVRFCCVGVEDKVILVQVVGCIDDLLRRSGRSQRGLKEGLVLVYDSVGGEWSRAADLPEVIRRAACVSVEC is encoded by the coding sequence ATGTCAGAGAGCTGCAACTCTCGCCACTTCTCGTGGCTAATGAAATCCTGTTTCCCCAACCCAAATCACAAATCTTTGATAATAACACCCCAACACCTTCACCCCGCTGTTTCTCTCACTCTCTCTTCCCTACCTGATGACCTGCTTTTAGAATGTCTTTCCAGGGTTCCTTCCTCTTCCCTCCCTTCCCTTTCTTTAGTCTGCCGCCGCTGGTTCTACCTCCTCCTCTCCCCTTCCTTCCTTCTCCTCCGCCGTCAGCTCCACCTCCTCTACCCTTCCGTCTTCGCCTTCTCCGCCACTGACTCCGGTGTCTTTGCTGCCACCCTCTCTTTTTCATCACCTGACCACGGCCCTACTTGGAAACTGTCTTTATGTCTTCCAATGAACACTCCTTCACATCACGGCATCCCGAGGCTTGTTTCTATAGGACCAAGAGTTTACATCATTGGTAGAAATTCCATGCTTAGATACAACGCTTGGACTCAGCACGTTATTGCTAAATCCCCAGTACTTTTCCCTCGCAAAAAGTTCGCCTCCGCCGTcgttttcaataaaatttacgtAGCTGGTGGCGGTGGTTCTAAAGCTACCTCAGCCGTGGAGGAATACGACCCAGAAACTGACACGTGGCGCGTGGTGTCTCACTCGCAGAGACGGCGTTATGGGTGCATAGGTGCAGCAGTGGATGGCATCTTTTACGTGATTGGTGGGTTGAAGATCGGTGGCGCGTGTGGAAACGGAGGTGGTGGGGTGGAAGCCCACGTGTATGCAAGTTCAATGGATTTGTATGATGTGGAGGCGCGTGTGTGGTTGCGGAGCAGGGCGGTACCAGGAGGCGGCTGTGTTGTGGCAGCGTGCGCCGTAGCCGGATACATATATGTTCTAGCAAGCCACGCGGTGGAACTCTCTTTTTGGCGGTTCGACGCGCGGAGAAAATATGACGGCAGCGGTGGCGGCGAAGGGTTTGGAGAGTGGTGTAGAATGAAAAGTCCGCCAATGCCAACTCAAATAAGACTAGACGGAACAGTAAGATTCTGTTGCGTTGGGGTTGAGGATAAAGTGATTTTGGTACAAGTTGTCGGATGCATAGATGACTTGTTGAGAAGAAGCGGAAGAAGCCAAAGAGGACTAAAAGAAGGGCTTGTTTTGGTGTATGATAGCGTCGGTGGCGAGTGGAGTCGAGCGGCGGATCTACCGGAGGTTATACGACGCGCCGCCTGTGTGAGTGTGGAGTGCTAA
- the LOC18590019 gene encoding G2/mitotic-specific cyclin S13-7 has protein sequence MASRLIAPQRENNGEVKQKNVIADGRNRRVLQDIGNFVNERAAQRKNPITEGIGAVAQAVKGGGRAVTKVVAAQRKVDDKADKPKPETVIVISSDEKTEESRPVSRREGSSRKEVKTLTAILSARSKAACGLTNKHNDSIEDIDGADVGNELAVAEYVDDIYKFYKLTENDCQVHDYMDLQPDINAKMRSILVDWLIEVHRKFDLMPETLYLTMNIVDRILSMKVVQRKELQLVGISAMLIACKYEEIWAPEVNDFVFISDNAYAREQVLAMEKAILDKLEWYLTVPTPYVFLVRYIKASIPSDDKMEDLVFFLAELGLMQYPTVVLCCPSMLAAAAVYAARCTLDKSPLWSETLKHHTGYSEDQLKSWAKLLVKFHATAAESKLKAVYRKFSSPDRGAVALLSPAKSLLPNHHGE, from the exons ATGGCGTCTAGACTTATTGCTCCTCAGCGGGAAAATAAtg GAGAAGTGAAGCAGAAAAATGTGATAGCAGATGGAAGGAATCGAAGAGTTCTTCAAGACATTGGCAATTTTGTCAACGAACGAGCTGCACAGCGAAAG AATCCAATTACTGAGGGAATTGGTGCTGTTGCACAAGCTGTGAAAGGAGGTGGCCGTGCAGTGACGAAGGTGGTAGCAGCCCAAAGGAAGGTAGATGACAAGGCTGACAAACCAAAACCTGAGACTGTGATCGTGATAAGCTCTGATGAAAAAACTGAGGAAAGCAGACCTGTTAGCAGAAGAGAAGGGTCTTCAAGGAAGGAAGTCAAAACGCTCACTGCAATCCTCTCTGCTCGAAGCAAG GCTGCTTGTGGACTTACCAATAAGCATAATGATTCGATTGAGGACATTGATGGAGCTGATGTTGGTAATGAGTTGGCTGTTGCTgaatatgtggatgatatctACAAGTTCTACAAGCTCACAGAA AACGACTGTCAAGTACATGACTATATGGATTTGCAGCCAGATATCAATGCAAAGATGAGATCCATTCTCGTGGACTGGTTGATTGAAGTCCATCGCAAATTCGATCTTATGCCAGAAACCCTATATCTTACCATGAATATTGTTGATCGAATCCTTTCTATGAAGGTTGTTCAAAGAAAGGAACTTCAGTTAGTAGGCATTAGTGCAATGCTCATAGCATGCAAGTATGAAGAGATTTGGGCACCAGAG gTCAATGACTTTGTTTTCATATCAGACAATGCTTATGCTAGAGAGCAGGTCTTGGCCATGGAGAAAGCAATCTTGGATAAGTTAGAATGGTACTTAACAGTTCCTACACCATATGTCTTCCTCGTCCGATATATCAAAGCCTCCATTCCATCTGATGATAAG ATGGAGGATTTGGTGTTTTTCCTTGCCGAGCTTGGTCTGATGCAATACCCAACTGTAGTTTTGTGCTGTCCTTCCATGCTAGCCGCTGCTGCAGTGTATGCTGCAAGATGCACCCTTGACAAGAGCCCTCTTTGGAGTGAAACTCTGAAGCACCACACCGGCTACTCTGAAGACCAGCTAAA GAGTTGGGCAAAATTGTTGGTTAAATTTCACGCCACAGCTGCAGAAAGTAAGCTCAAGGCAGTATATCGGAAATTCTCAAGTCCAGATCGCGGTGCCGTGGCTCTCCTTTCACCCGCGAAAAGCCTTTTGCCAAATCATCACGGAGAGTAG
- the LOC18590020 gene encoding molybdopterin synthase catalytic subunit yields the protein MNSEEKTLVEIIDENKQIDLAKYINYVSAPQAGAIATFSGTTRDTFEGKTVVELRYEAYVPMAIRNLKSICSSARSSWDLHSIAVAHRLGTVPVGETSVFIAVSATHRADALDACKFLIDELKASVPIWKKEVYSNGEVWKENTEFLERRLELGKDGSCCRRKIETEAHDKKGCCKPKVRVDDAADISTS from the coding sequence ATGAATTCCGAGGAAAAAACTCTGGTTGAAATCATAGATGAGAATAAACAGATTGACCTTGCCAAGTATATAAACTATGTCAGTGCCCCTCAGGCTGGTGCCATAGCAACATTTTCAGGCACAACGCGTGACACTTTCGAAGGCAAAACAGTAGTGGAGCTAAGATATGAAGCATATGTACCGATGGCAATTCGAAACCTCAAGTCCATCTGTTCCTCAGCTAGATCATCCTGGGATCTCCATTCTATTGCGGTTGCCCACCGTCTAGGCACAGTTCCAGTCGGAGAAACAAGTGTGTTCATTGCAGTGTCAGCTACCCATCGTGCTGATGCCCTAGATGCTTGTAAGTTTTTGATCGATGAGTTGAAGGCATCTGTTCCGATATGGAAGAAGGAGGTTTATTCTAATGGAGAGGTTTGGAAGGAGAATACAGAATTCTTGGAGCGGAGGTTAGAACTTGGCAAGGATGGCAGCTGCTGCAGAAGGAAGATTGAGACTGAGGCACATGATAAAAAGGGATGTTGCAAACCCAAGGTCAGGGTGGACGATGCAGCAGATATTAGCACCAGCTAA